The sequence CGAACTCGGCCGCCCGGCCGACGCGCTCGCGTGTCTCGACGAAGGGCTCGCGCAACTGCCGAACGACGAACAGTTGCTGTACGCGAGCTGCGTCGCGCTGGATCTGCTGCATGCCCGCGACGAATTGCTGAAGCGCTGCGACCGGCTGCTCGCGCTGAATCGCGGCAACGTCGCCGCGTGGGTCGGGCGCGGCAATGCGCTGCTCGGGCTCGAACGCTACGACGAAGCCGCGCACGCGTACCGCGAAGCGCTGGCGCGCAAGCCCGACGATATCGACGCGCGGCGCAACAGCGCGGCCGCGTTTCGTGCGCTGGGCCGGTTCGACGAAGCGCTCGCCGACTACGACGCGGCACTCGCGCTGACGGGCCCGCATGCGGAACTGCATTACAACCGCGCGCTGGCGCTGCAGCAGCTCGGCCGCTACGACGAAGCGCTTGCGAGCCACGCGGCCGCGGCTGCCGCGCCGGCGGAAGCCGCGCAGGCGCTGTTTACCCGCGCCGTTGCGCGCCAGCATCTCGGCGACTACGACGCGGCGCTGGCGGATTACGCCGATGCTTGCCGACGCGATCCTCACCACGGCGCCGCACGCCGGTCGGAGGCGTTCTGCCGGCTGCTGACGGGTGATTTCGACGAGGGATGGCGGCAGCACGAGACGCGCTGGGATGCCGCAGACGTGATGCTGCACCGGCGTCATGCCGACCGACCGCTGTGGACCGGTGACGAACCGCTCGCGGGCCGCACGCTGCTGCTGCACGCGGAACAGGGCTACGGCGACACGCTGCAGTTCTGCCGCTACGCGAGCCTCGCGCATGACCTTGGCGCGACCGTGATCGTCGAGGCGCCGGCCGCGCTCGGCGAGCTGCTCGGCACGCTGCGCGGCGTGAGCCGGATCGTTACCGAGGGGCAGCCGACACCGGCGTTCGACCTGCAGTGTCCGCTGATGAGCCTGCCGTATGCGTTCCGCACGACGCTTGATACGGTGCCGGCCGACGTGCCGTACCTGCGTGCCGATGCACGGCGGCGCGCTGCGTGGGTGCAGCGCCTCGACGCGCTTGCGCCGCCAGGCCGGCTGCGGGTCGGGCTCGCGTGGTCCGGCAATCCGCGTCATGCGAACGACGAGAACCGTTCGATACCGTTCGCCGCGCTCGCGCCGCTCGTCGGGTGCGATGCGCTCGATGCGACGTTCGTGAGCCTCCAGCCGCAGGTGCGGGCGCGTGATCTGGATGAATTCGCCGCGAGCGGCGTGCTGTCGTTCGCGGACGCGCTCACGGATTTCGCCGAAACGGCCGCGCTGGTCGACACGCTGGACCTCGTGATCAGCGTCGACACGTCGGTCGCGCATCTGGCCGGCGCGCTCGGGCGGCCCGTGTGGGTGCTGCTGCCGCGCGTGCCGGACTGGCGCTGGCTGCTCGCACGCGACGACTGCCCGTGGTATCCGGCCGCGAAGTTGTTCCGGCAGGTGAGGCCTGGCGACTGGCCGGCGGTGATCGACCGGGTGGCTGCGGCGCTTGGCGAGGCGGCCCGCGCACGCGCCGAACCGGCGTGACCGGCCTTCCATGACAAAAGCTACGGACCTTTTCAAGGCGGCGGGAATGGTCCGTAACAGTCGCCATGTCGCTGCCATTCGCGCTTCGTATGGTCTCTGGATTCCAGCGGCCTGTTTCAGGCGCAACGACATGCGCGGTGCCGGACCGGCGCCGCGCGCAATTTCCTAGCATCGGGGTGGAAAGAATGGCAGCACGCGCACGTACGGATCGGCAACCTCGCGCCACGGCCTCGCGGTCGGTCCTGAAATCGGAGCTGAGCCCACTGTACCGGGCGGTTGTGCTGATGCTCGCGGCGGGCGTGTCCGCGCATGCGCATGCGGCGGGCATCACGAACCTCGGGCAGGCGACTGCGCGTGCGGCGGGTGGGGGCGCGGGCGGCGTCGGCGGCATGCCGGGCGTGCCGAATCTCGGCGTGTCGCCGCAGCAGGCGCTGCAGGCCAGCCAGCCTTCGATCCGCAACCTCGGTTATGCGGCGCATGCGATCGCCGCGCAGATCGCCGCGCAGCAGAATGCGGCGGCCGCGGCGGCGAAGCTGCCGTCGACGGTGCCGAACGGGCTGGCGCCGGGTGGGTTGCAGGTGGCGAATGGTGTGACCCTCGTGACGGACGATAAGGGCAACCAGATCAGTCAGAACACGGATACCGGCAGCCCATTGCTGTGGGTGAACGCGAACGGACCGAAGCAGAACGTCGATGCGAACGGGCACGTGAACGTCGACGTCAAGCAGACCGGGCAGAACGCGGTGCTGACGTGGGAGACGATGAACGTCGGGCGGCAGACGACGCTGAATTTCGATCAGTCGGGCGGCACGCAGACGAATGGGGCGAACAACTGGGCGGTGTTGAACCGGGTCAACGATCCGAGCGGCAGGCCTAGCCAGATTCTGGGGAACATCACCGCGCAGGGGGCGGTGTATGTGATCAACCGGAACGGCGTGCTGTTTGGTGCCGGGTCGCAGGTGAATGTGCATTCGCTGGTGGCGTCGTCGCTCGATGTGCTGAACATGAACAATTACAACCAGGCCCTGCAGAACAGGGTTCCGGTTGTGACGGACAGCAGTCTCGCGCAGGATGCCGCGGGGATCGTCGCGAGCAACAAGCAATTCCTGAGCTTGCCGGCCGGGACGACGGGTGGGCTGGCGTATCCGGAGTCGGGTAGTTCGTCGGGGGTGAATGGTAGCAGCCAGGTTCCGAACGAAGTGCTTGGCCTTGGCAACCAGATCAACCTCACGTCCGCCAGCCAGTATCAACCGTGGGGCGATGTCACCATCGAACAGGGTGCATCGATCACCACGCACGCGAACGGCAACGCGAGCGACGGCGGCTTCGTGATGATTGCCGCGCCAAATGTGACCAACGCGGGGCACATCAAGGCGACGGATGGGCAGGTCGTGCTGGCGGCGGGTGTCGGTGTGAGCCTGCGGCCCAATAGGGGTGCCACGACGAATCCCCAGGTGCTGCTGCCTGAACTGAGCGGGCAAATTCTGCTCCTCGGACCGAATGGCCAGACGACAGACATCACGCCAGCCGGCACGCTGACCAATACCGG comes from Burkholderia pyrrocinia and encodes:
- a CDS encoding tetratricopeptide repeat protein → MSARREPAPMAGAVLGAATAPLRAVLDDALRNARARLEQRDFAGAGRLYEGVLTMAPDHVEALHLLGLVHLQLGDPARAEPLIARSMRFGLNQPWNLANHAAALTGVGRHLDALAVAERALATDPNHAPSNAARGDALLALGQYDAALAAYDRALVREPAHAAAWRKRGETLRRLERPADALISIERALRIDPGDPAANIERGHALRALGHREQALHSYQLAMVVRGKTPELVYACGVVMTELGRPADALACLDEGLAQLPNDEQLLYASCVALDLLHARDELLKRCDRLLALNRGNVAAWVGRGNALLGLERYDEAAHAYREALARKPDDIDARRNSAAAFRALGRFDEALADYDAALALTGPHAELHYNRALALQQLGRYDEALASHAAAAAAPAEAAQALFTRAVARQHLGDYDAALADYADACRRDPHHGAARRSEAFCRLLTGDFDEGWRQHETRWDAADVMLHRRHADRPLWTGDEPLAGRTLLLHAEQGYGDTLQFCRYASLAHDLGATVIVEAPAALGELLGTLRGVSRIVTEGQPTPAFDLQCPLMSLPYAFRTTLDTVPADVPYLRADARRRAAWVQRLDALAPPGRLRVGLAWSGNPRHANDENRSIPFAALAPLVGCDALDATFVSLQPQVRARDLDEFAASGVLSFADALTDFAETAALVDTLDLVISVDTSVAHLAGALGRPVWVLLPRVPDWRWLLARDDCPWYPAAKLFRQVRPGDWPAVIDRVAAALGEAARARAEPA